In the Tessaracoccus lacteus genome, ACACCATCGTCTTCACCCGCACGAAGTACGGCGCCAAGAAGCTCGCCAAACAGCTCAACGGCCTCGGCGTTCCCGCGGTCGACCTGCACGGCAACCTGAGCCAGAACGCCCGCACGCGCAACATGGAGGCGTTCCACTCCGGCCGCGTCTCGACGCTCGTCGCTACCGACATCGCCGCCCGCGGCATCCACGTCGACGACGTGTCGCTGGTCATCCACGCCGACCCGCCGGCCGAGCACAAGGCCTACCTGCACCGCTCGGGCCGCACCGCCCGCGCCGGGCAGTCCGGCAAGGTCGTGACGCTGCAGACCCCGTCGCAGCGCGCCGACGTCGCGACCCTGATGCGCCAGGCCAAGATCAAGCCGCAGGTCGATGACGCCGCCCCCGGCGCGCAGATCCTGCAGGACATCACCCCTGGTGACCGCGTGTTCCTGTCCGCGACCGAGGCCGCGGAGCTGGCCGGCGTCGCGTCGAAGCAGCCCCAGCAGCCGCAGCAGCCGCAGGGCAACGGTGGCGGCCGCGGTCGTCGCGGCGGCTCGCATCCCGCGAACGGTTCGGGTCGTGGCAACGGGTCGGGTCGCCCGAACGGGTCTGGTCGAGGCCGCTCCTCTGATCGACCCTCGTCGCCCTTGCGCGACGACTCGCACCGCGGTCAGAGCAAGCCCGCCCGCGACGGCTCCCGCCAGTCGCGTCGACCGGCACAGCACTCGTCGCACAGCGCGGCGGACTTCTCCGCCAACCGCCGCCGGGGTCGCTGACCCGACGGCGGCCTGCCACGTGCGGGCCACCACCAGAGACGCCACCCTTATCGACAAACGCCTCCCTTCTTCACACATGCCACCGCCAGGGCGGTGGCATGTGTCGAGAGCGGTAGCGTCGGTCGATAAGGGTGGCATCTTTGCCTTCTCGCGGAGCCGGGTCTCCGAGCCTGTCGTGGAGCCTTGAGCGAAGCGAAAGGACCCAGCCCGACGTCGGCCCCGGGCAACCCTTCGACGAGCTCAGGGAACCGAGTGGGGCTCAGGCCCTTCGACAAGCTCAGGGAACCGAGTGGGGCTCAGGCCCTTCGACAGGCTCAGGGAACCGAGTGGGGCTCAGGCCCTTCGACGGACTTTGCAACGGATCTCCGAGCCTGTCGAGGAGCCTTGAGCGAAGCGAAAGGACCCAGCCCGACGTCGGCCCCGGGCAACCCTTCGACAAGCTCAGGGAACCGAGGTAGGTCCCGGGCAACCCTTCGACAAGCTCAGGGCCCTTCGACGCTGATACTTGTTAGGTCCTCGTCTCGGCGGGGTGTGGCTCTCCCTTCGACTGACTTCGTGTCTTGGGTTTGATCTGTCCACTCCGCCCGGGGCGGGGACACATTCTCGGAGTCCTGCCCGGGGACCCGTGGCATGTCTTGATAGGAGCCTGGGGCTTGATTGGCAAGCCGCCGTCAGCGTCCTGACTGCCTGGTCCCCGAGCAGGTGTCACCCCCCTTGAAAGGCGACACCTCACATGATGCCAACCCATCCATCCACAGTGGTAGCGGGAGTCGATACCCATCTCGCCACCCACCACGTCGCGGTCCTCGACCACACCACCGGGGCACTCCTCGGCGACCTGGAGATCGAGACCAGTCTCACCGGGTACCGCCAGCTGCTGGACTTCGTCACTTCGTTCGGGACGGTCGCACTGGTCGGGGTCGAGGGAACCTCGTCGTATGGGGCGGGCCTGTCCCGGTTCCTGACCCGGGCCGGGATCGCAGTGCGTGAGGTGATCCGCCCGAAACGCGCCGCCCGCAGACTCCATGGCAAGACCGACCCGTTGGACGCGATCCTGGCCGCCCGCACCCTCCTGACCGGCGAGACCCTCCCCCTGCCGAAACCCGGCACCGGCAATGTTGAAGCGATCCGGGTCCTCCTGACGGCGCGGGAGTCCGCGGTCAAGGCCCGCACCCAGGCCATCGTCCAACTCAAAAGCCTGCTCGTGACCGCCCCGGACCAGGTCCGCGACACCTACCGCCGACTCACTGGGAAGGCCCTCCACGCGAAGCTGGCCGCCTGCCGACCCCACGGCCCCGTCGACCAGTCCTCCACCATGACCGCGCTGCGGTCCCTGGCGCGACGGATCCGTGACCTCGACGACGAGATCAACCTCCTCAACCCCCAGCTGCAGACCCTGGTCGCCCAGACAGCACCCGGCGTCCTCGATCTCGTCGGGGTCGGGGTGATCTCCGCCGCCCAACTGCTGGTCACCGTCGGCGACGACCCGACCCGGATCCACTCGAAGGCAGCGTTCGCGAAACTCTGCGGCGTCGCCCCGATCCCCGCCTCCTCCGGCAAAACCCACCGGATGCGCCTCAACCGCGGCGGAGACCGACGCGCGAACCGGGCCCTACACACCATCGCCCTGGCCAGAGCCCGCATCGATCCTGACACGATCGCCTACCTCGCGAAGAAACAAGCAGAAGGCAAAACCCGCCGCGAAGCGACCCGCTGCCTCAAGCGCTACATCTCCCACCTGATCATCACCGCGATCTGGACCCCACCCGTGGTCCCACCCATCAACGACCTCAGACCCCTCCGCCACGCCAAAGGCCTCACCACCACCCAAGCCGGCCACGCACTCGGCGTCTGGCCAGCCCGCATCTCCGGCATCGAACGCGGAACACTGCGCAACGACACCCTCACCACCCGCTACAGAGAATGGCTCACAACCGCTTGACACCACATAGGAGCATCAAGCTCAGGGCACCGAGTGGGGCTCAGGCCCTTCGACGGACTTTGCAACGGATCTCCGAGCCTGTCGAGGAGCCTTGAGCGAAGCGAAAGGACCCAGCCCGACGTCGGGCCCGGGCAACCCTTCGACAAGCTCAGGTCAGCCCTGGACACCCTTCGACAAGCTCAGGGCCCTTCGACAAGCTCAGGGAACCGGGTCAGCCCTGAACACCCTTCGACAAGCTCAGGGCCCTTCGACAAGCTCAGGGAACCGGGTTGGCTCAGGGAACCGGGGTTGGCTCAGGGAACCGGAACCGGGGCCGGAGAGGGAGCCGCGGATCACTCCGCGGTCGGGTCGCCGATCCTGGCCAGGAACAGCGGCCAGCCGGTGCGGGTGTCAAGCACCCGCAGCACATAAGGGCGGTCGAGCGTCAGTGTGTGCTCGGGCATCACTGCGCTGGACTCCGTCGCCGCCTCGGTGACGGCGGCGCCGACCGTCCCCTTCGCGCTCACCGCCAGCCGTGCCTGCTGGACCCACTGGCCGACGTAGGTGCCGGGCGAGATGCTGCCCACGTCGCCCAGGTCGACGGACGGCAGGGCCTTGAGTAGGTCGATCTTCGACGCGAGGTCGAACGTCGGCATCGTGACGGTCACCGCCTCGGGAGTCTCGCCGTCGAGCGCCTCGCGCACGTCGGCGAGGTCCTCCGCGGTCAGGTCCGACGGAGCCAGTCCCGTCGCAGGCAGGATCACGTCCGCGGCCAGCGCGTCGTCGTAGGGCAGGCGGGCGGCGGCCCAGCGGTCCGTCTCCGCGTAGGCGACGTCCAGCGTCTCGACCACCCCGTCGACCGGCGCCGACCCGCCCTCGCGCGCGAAGTCGAGCACGGTGTCCGAGCCGAACGGCGTGCGCCAGGCAGCCGCGAACAGGACCGCGTCCTGCACGACGGCGCGGGTGTCGCCGCCCACCTCGATCCCCGACTTCTCGATCAGCCCGGCCGTGTTCTTCTTCACCCACGCGTCGAGCACCGCCTGAGCGTCGCCCGGCTCGGCCTGGGTCGCGCCGGCGTCGTAGTAGGTCTTGATCCGCTCGAGGAACTCGCGTCCGACGGGCGCGGAGATCGCGACGACCTGGCTGGCCTGATGCACGAGCGGGGTCTTCGGTGGCGAGTCCGCCGACACCGACTTCGGGAGGTCCTCGTAGTCGGTCAGCGCCTGGCGGAGCGCGCCGAAGGCCGCCGACCGCTCGTGGCCGG is a window encoding:
- a CDS encoding DEAD/DEAH box helicase is translated as MPTSLVDALATQGIDTPTPIQAATLPDSLAGRDVLGRGRTGSGKTFAFLLPLVARLVADPKRPQPKRPRSLILAPTRELATQIHESHVILEKTTRLTSTVVFGGVGQNPQAKALARGVDVLIACPGRLLDLMGQGLVDLGSVEITVIDEADHMADMGFLPGVRKILQATPGSGQRMLFSATLDSGVNTLVKQFLHNPVTHEADSELSPVATMEHHVLRIDGDDRTRVVAELAAAPGNTIVFTRTKYGAKKLAKQLNGLGVPAVDLHGNLSQNARTRNMEAFHSGRVSTLVATDIAARGIHVDDVSLVIHADPPAEHKAYLHRSGRTARAGQSGKVVTLQTPSQRADVATLMRQAKIKPQVDDAAPGAQILQDITPGDRVFLSATEAAELAGVASKQPQQPQQPQGNGGGRGRRGGSHPANGSGRGNGSGRPNGSGRGRSSDRPSSPLRDDSHRGQSKPARDGSRQSRRPAQHSSHSAADFSANRRRGR
- a CDS encoding IS110 family transposase, translated to MMPTHPSTVVAGVDTHLATHHVAVLDHTTGALLGDLEIETSLTGYRQLLDFVTSFGTVALVGVEGTSSYGAGLSRFLTRAGIAVREVIRPKRAARRLHGKTDPLDAILAARTLLTGETLPLPKPGTGNVEAIRVLLTARESAVKARTQAIVQLKSLLVTAPDQVRDTYRRLTGKALHAKLAACRPHGPVDQSSTMTALRSLARRIRDLDDEINLLNPQLQTLVAQTAPGVLDLVGVGVISAAQLLVTVGDDPTRIHSKAAFAKLCGVAPIPASSGKTHRMRLNRGGDRRANRALHTIALARARIDPDTIAYLAKKQAEGKTRREATRCLKRYISHLIITAIWTPPVVPPINDLRPLRHAKGLTTTQAGHALGVWPARISGIERGTLRNDTLTTRYREWLTTA
- a CDS encoding serpin family protein, producing MMRLIRWSAKVAAAVAVAAMLAACGSGGGEEVEGSGAVLDLPFDTTPRVSDAAAASERLGWDVARAVDGANAIVSPSSLSMSIALLGEGAEGASQTSIEQATGLAGHERSAAFGALRQALTDYEDLPKSVSADSPPKTPLVHQASQVVAISAPVGREFLERIKTYYDAGATQAEPGDAQAVLDAWVKKNTAGLIEKSGIEVGGDTRAVVQDAVLFAAAWRTPFGSDTVLDFAREGGSAPVDGVVETLDVAYAETDRWAAARLPYDDALAADVILPATGLAPSDLTAEDLADVREALDGETPEAVTVTMPTFDLASKIDLLKALPSVDLGDVGSISPGTYVGQWVQQARLAVSAKGTVGAAVTEAATESSAVMPEHTLTLDRPYVLRVLDTRTGWPLFLARIGDPTAE